CAGTCATCTGGTCAATACTGTGCTGCTGCCGGGTAAACATCATGTAGGGAATGCACACGCCGCACAGCAGCGACATCGCCACGTCCAGCCACCACAGGGCGTGTGCCACCTGAATAACGTCTGCGCCCCAGCGCGGAAGACCGAACGCCAGCAGGCCATTGATGATGGTCGCCATGCCCATCGGGATGGTGCCGAAGAACATGGACACGGTTGAATGGCCGAAAATGCGCTTTGCCTCTCCGAAGTACATCACCCAGCGGGCCAGATACATCACGGCAAAGACGCTGAACAGGAGGATGTTAAACATCCAGAGCCCCTCGGCGACAAGGCGCAATCCCGGAACCTGCCAGGGGAACTGCGCCAGAGACAGCGACAGGATGCCGGTCCCCATGGTCGCGGCGAACCAGTTAGGCGTGAACTGTCGTATGGCCTCTTTCGGGCTGCTCAGCGCGCTCAGCGGACGCGCACCGTTATGCAGGGTGAATATTTTATCGTTCATGCCGGAATCTCCTGAGTAGACAGAAAGATTATAGGCATGTCAGAGTAAATCTTTAAAACAGGTTATTTAGCTAAAATAAATCTATAAAAGTGATTAACCACCCCACTTTGCGAAGGATCGTCACTGCGCTGGAGTAAGGGAGGTTTCGCGTCAGGTCTGCGGCGGGCTTTTAATCGTGGCCATGACACGGTTCTTTTTCAGGTCAACCACCGCAATGCTGAGGTCTTTATTCAGCACCCACGCGCGGGTACCGTCCTTGTTGAAGACAATCGCCTGACGGGGCGCATCCAGTCCGGTGACGGTGGACACCACCTTACCGGCGGCGGTATCAATAACGGAGAGGCTGTTGTCGCCAAGGTTGCCGCTGTAAACATAGCGGTTATCCGGCGTCAGCGCGGCACCGTAAGGGTCCTGACCCACGGGAATGGTTGCCGTAATGACGTGCTTTTGCGTGTCAACCACGGCGATTGTGTTGCTGCCGCTGTTAGCCGCGTACAGTGTGCGGCCGTCTGCGCTGACAGAAATGGCGCGCAGCTTGCTGAAGCCGGTTATCTCGCCGCGAATGTCGCCCGTCACGGCATCAACCAGGGTAATTTTATCGCCCTTAAAGTTGGTGACGTAGACGGTTTTGCCGTCCGGGCTGATTTTAATGCCCTGACGGGGCTGGGCAAAACCCGTCACAACTGCAATGGGCCGGTCATGTGTAAGGTCATACACCGAGAGCGTGCTGGCGGCCTCGTTATTCACATACAGTCGCTGACCGTCACGACTTATGGCCGTGCCGAATGCCCCGGGCCCCAGCGGCAGCGTGGCCGCCACGTCAAGCGTCCCGGTGCTGATTTTTTTGACTACGCCGAGACTGCTGTCAGAAAGAAATATGGCCTTACCGTCCGGAGAGAAAAGTGCATTACGGGGGGTGACGTAGCCCTTCATCACCTTTCTGACTTTCCCGGCAGCCAGATCATAGACCACCACGTCTGAG
Above is a genomic segment from Erwinia sp. HDF1-3R containing:
- a CDS encoding beta-propeller fold lactonase family protein, translated to MIKNYRIPGLTAVAFLLISTIAGAAEARWTFDGDIHNNSLAVSPDEKTAVASYSERSDVVVYDLAAGKVRKVMKGYVTPRNALFSPDGKAIFLSDSSLGVVKKISTGTLDVAATLPLGPGAFGTAISRDGQRLYVNNEAASTLSVYDLTHDRPIAVVTGFAQPRQGIKISPDGKTVYVTNFKGDKITLVDAVTGDIRGEITGFSKLRAISVSADGRTLYAANSGSNTIAVVDTQKHVITATIPVGQDPYGAALTPDNRYVYSGNLGDNSLSVIDTAAGKVVSTVTGLDAPRQAIVFNKDGTRAWVLNKDLSIAVVDLKKNRVMATIKSPPQT